The following are encoded together in the Lathyrus oleraceus cultivar Zhongwan6 chromosome 3, CAAS_Psat_ZW6_1.0, whole genome shotgun sequence genome:
- the LOC127128558 gene encoding uncharacterized protein LOC127128558 isoform X4, translating into METLAELRAQVLELQKENARYREERRGSEAKDTSDRASINCQPKFPEGITPCQLYLSSPTYRIVGKGKVHNTSGELLHHNPLPVGYMKVSVDLVLDTDALLPLPDVVSETTLMRDAVGSFVGWPSDLIFPDAETPTRPTHKAGKGISRRIESVASQKEVPGRMLKKAGKDIPTKSGTKTNPKSQKEVPGRMLKKAGKDIPTKSGTKTNPKSQKEVPGRMLKKTGKDIPTKSGTKTNPKSQKEVPGQMLDKASNEIPTTSGTKSQIMMRLEKMVEESDIMHGAIRSVDMDEGVFGIAHSELIAKEDMQQLFEHEELGIAVIHTYIWYMYDTLMRGTELCNRFNFIAASRINTTFITKNPTSVMNELVDRFMVAGDNTTPNLYFLPFNSGIGGHWVLVAMDLSRLMVYYLDSLPGDWSKYPSMKKTVDAAILKFRSKKNYRNRKDITWVRVQYFDEYKSYSRAHLDEMKDELCQFIIDHRII; encoded by the exons atggagaccttggcggagttaagggcacaagtactcgaactgcaaaaggagaatgcaaggtatagagaggaaaggcgcggttccgaggcaaaagatactagtgaccgagctagtatcaattgtcaaccgaaatttcccgag ggcattacaccttgtcagttgtatctatcgtcaccaacttatcgcatagttggcaagggaaaagtgcacaacacttcgggtgaattacttcaccataatcccctcccggtgggatatatgaaagtttcggttgaccttgtattagatacggacgcgcttctaccattacctgacgttgtttcagagacaacgttgatgcgagatgcagtcggatcctttgttggatggccgtcagatctaattttcccagatgccgag actcctacaagacccacacataaagctggtaaagggatttcaagacgcatcgagtcggttgcatctcaaaaagag gttcccggtcgaatgttgaaaaaagctggtaaggatattccaacgaagtccgggacaaaaacaaatcctaaatctcaaaaagag gttcccggtcgaatgttgaaaaaagctggtaaggatattccaacgaagtccgggacaaaaacaaatcctaaatctcaaaaagag gttcccggtcgaatgttgaaaaaaactggtaaggatattccaacgaagtccgggacaaaaacaaatcctaaatctcaaaaagag gttcccggtcaaatgttggacaaagctagtaacgaaattccaacgacgtccgggacaaaatctcaaattatgatgcgtcttgagaaaatggtggaagagtcagatattatgcacggcgccatccgtagtgtagatatggatgaaggtgttttcggaattgctcattccgaattaattgcaaaggaggacatgcaacaactttttgaacacgaagaattgggcatcgctgtcattcatacatacatatg gtatatgtatgacacattgatgcggggaactgaattgtgtaaccgattcaattttattgctgcttcccgtatcaacacaacgtttataacgaaaaatccaacatccgtaatgaatgaactagtcgatagattcatggtggccggcgataatactacacccaatttgtattttttaccgtttaattctggcatcgg tggtcactgggtgttggttgctatggatctttcgagactaatggtgtattatctcgattcgttacctggtgattggagtaaatatccgagtatgaagaagacggttgacgc ggcaatactaaaatttagatcgaaaaagaattatcgtaataggaaggacattacctgggtcagagttcag tactttgacgaatacaaatcttactcaagagctcatttggatgaaatgaaggatgaattgtgtcaattcattattgatcatagaatcatatag
- the LOC127128558 gene encoding uncharacterized protein LOC127128558 isoform X3, with product METLAELRAQVLELQKENARYREERRGSEAKDTSDRASINCQPKFPEGITPCQLYLSSPTYRIVGKGKVHNTSGELLHHNPLPVGYMKVSVDLVLDTDALLPLPDVVSETTLMRDAVGSFVGWPSDLIFPDAETPTRPTHKAGKGISRRIESVASQKEVPGRMLKKAGKDIPTKSGTKTNPKSQKEVPGRMLKKAGKDIPTKSGTKTNPKSQKEVPGQMLDKASNEIPTTSGTKSQIMMRLEKMVEESDIMHGAIRSVDMDEGVFGIAHSELIAKEDMQQLFEHEELGIAVIHTYIWYMYDTLMRGTELCNRFNFIAASRINTTFITKNPTSVMNELVDRFMVAGDNTTPNLYFLPFNSGIGGHWVLVAMDLSRLMVYYLDSLPGDWSKYPSMKKTVDAAILKFRSKKNYRNRKDITWVRVQCPQQNNLIDCGFFVLRFMRDIIALNRIDIPKMERNNNLGFILILSDISSNLLLNHEYVLFS from the exons atggagaccttggcggagttaagggcacaagtactcgaactgcaaaaggagaatgcaaggtatagagaggaaaggcgcggttccgaggcaaaagatactagtgaccgagctagtatcaattgtcaaccgaaatttcccgag ggcattacaccttgtcagttgtatctatcgtcaccaacttatcgcatagttggcaagggaaaagtgcacaacacttcgggtgaattacttcaccataatcccctcccggtgggatatatgaaagtttcggttgaccttgtattagatacggacgcgcttctaccattacctgacgttgtttcagagacaacgttgatgcgagatgcagtcggatcctttgttggatggccgtcagatctaattttcccagatgccgag actcctacaagacccacacataaagctggtaaagggatttcaagacgcatcgagtcggttgcatctcaaaaagag gttcccggtcgaatgttgaaaaaagctggtaaggatattccaacgaagtccgggacaaaaacaaatcctaaatctcaaaaagag gttcccggtcgaatgttgaaaaaagctggtaaggatattccaacgaagtccgggacaaaaacaaatcctaaatctcaaaaagag gttcccggtcaaatgttggacaaagctagtaacgaaattccaacgacgtccgggacaaaatctcaaattatgatgcgtcttgagaaaatggtggaagagtcagatattatgcacggcgccatccgtagtgtagatatggatgaaggtgttttcggaattgctcattccgaattaattgcaaaggaggacatgcaacaactttttgaacacgaagaattgggcatcgctgtcattcatacatacatatg gtatatgtatgacacattgatgcggggaactgaattgtgtaaccgattcaattttattgctgcttcccgtatcaacacaacgtttataacgaaaaatccaacatccgtaatgaatgaactagtcgatagattcatggtggccggcgataatactacacccaatttgtattttttaccgtttaattctggcatcgg tggtcactgggtgttggttgctatggatctttcgagactaatggtgtattatctcgattcgttacctggtgattggagtaaatatccgagtatgaagaagacggttgacgc ggcaatactaaaatttagatcgaaaaagaattatcgtaataggaaggacattacctgggtcagagttcag tgtcctcagcaaaacaatttgatcgattgcggattttttgtattgagatttatgagagatatcattgcgttgaatcgtatagacatcccaaaaatggaaaggaataataacttagggtttattttaatattatcggatatttcatctaatttgttactaaatcatgaatatgttttattctcttaa
- the LOC127128558 gene encoding uncharacterized protein LOC127128558 isoform X5, which produces METLAELRAQVLELQKENARYREERRGSEAKDTSDRASINCQPKFPEGITPCQLYLSSPTYRIVGKGKVHNTSGELLHHNPLPVGYMKVSVDLVLDTDALLPLPDVVSETTLMRDAVGSFVGWPSDLIFPDAETPTRPTHKAGKGISRRIESVASQKEVPGRMLKKAGKDIPTKSGTKTNPKSQKEVPGQMLDKASNEIPTTSGTKSQIMMRLEKMVEESDIMHGAIRSVDMDEGVFGIAHSELIAKEDMQQLFEHEELGIAVIHTYIWYMYDTLMRGTELCNRFNFIAASRINTTFITKNPTSVMNELVDRFMVAGDNTTPNLYFLPFNSGIGGHWVLVAMDLSRLMVYYLDSLPGDWSKYPSMKKTVDAAILKFRSKKNYRNRKDITWVRVQCPQQNNLIDCGFFVLRFMRDIIALNRIDIPKMERNNNLGFILILSDISSNLLLNHEYVLFS; this is translated from the exons atggagaccttggcggagttaagggcacaagtactcgaactgcaaaaggagaatgcaaggtatagagaggaaaggcgcggttccgaggcaaaagatactagtgaccgagctagtatcaattgtcaaccgaaatttcccgag ggcattacaccttgtcagttgtatctatcgtcaccaacttatcgcatagttggcaagggaaaagtgcacaacacttcgggtgaattacttcaccataatcccctcccggtgggatatatgaaagtttcggttgaccttgtattagatacggacgcgcttctaccattacctgacgttgtttcagagacaacgttgatgcgagatgcagtcggatcctttgttggatggccgtcagatctaattttcccagatgccgag actcctacaagacccacacataaagctggtaaagggatttcaagacgcatcgagtcggttgcatctcaaaaagag gttcccggtcgaatgttgaaaaaagctggtaaggatattccaacgaagtccgggacaaaaacaaatcctaaatctcaaaaagag gttcccggtcaaatgttggacaaagctagtaacgaaattccaacgacgtccgggacaaaatctcaaattatgatgcgtcttgagaaaatggtggaagagtcagatattatgcacggcgccatccgtagtgtagatatggatgaaggtgttttcggaattgctcattccgaattaattgcaaaggaggacatgcaacaactttttgaacacgaagaattgggcatcgctgtcattcatacatacatatg gtatatgtatgacacattgatgcggggaactgaattgtgtaaccgattcaattttattgctgcttcccgtatcaacacaacgtttataacgaaaaatccaacatccgtaatgaatgaactagtcgatagattcatggtggccggcgataatactacacccaatttgtattttttaccgtttaattctggcatcgg tggtcactgggtgttggttgctatggatctttcgagactaatggtgtattatctcgattcgttacctggtgattggagtaaatatccgagtatgaagaagacggttgacgc ggcaatactaaaatttagatcgaaaaagaattatcgtaataggaaggacattacctgggtcagagttcag tgtcctcagcaaaacaatttgatcgattgcggattttttgtattgagatttatgagagatatcattgcgttgaatcgtatagacatcccaaaaatggaaaggaataataacttagggtttattttaatattatcggatatttcatctaatttgttactaaatcatgaatatgttttattctcttaa
- the LOC127128558 gene encoding uncharacterized protein LOC127128558 isoform X1 translates to METLAELRAQVLELQKENARYREERRGSEAKDTSDRASINCQPKFPEGITPCQLYLSSPTYRIVGKGKVHNTSGELLHHNPLPVGYMKVSVDLVLDTDALLPLPDVVSETTLMRDAVGSFVGWPSDLIFPDAETPTRPTHKAGKGISRRIESVASQKEVPGRMLKKAGKDIPTKSGTKTNPKSQKEVPGRMLKKTGKDIPTKSGTKTNPKSQKEVPGQMLDKASNEIPTTSGTKSQIMMRLEKMVEESDIMHGAIRSVDMDEGVFGIAHSELIAKEDMQQLFEHEELGIAVIHTYIWYMYDTLMRGTELCNRFNFIAASRINTTFITKNPTSVMNELVDRFMVAGDNTTPNLYFLPFNSGIGGHWVLVAMDLSRLMVYYLDSLPGDWSKYPSMKKTVDAAILKFRSKKNYRNRKDITWVRVQCPQQNNLIDCGFFVLRFMRDIIALNRIDIPKMERNNNLGFILILSDISSNLLLNHEYVLFS, encoded by the exons atggagaccttggcggagttaagggcacaagtactcgaactgcaaaaggagaatgcaaggtatagagaggaaaggcgcggttccgaggcaaaagatactagtgaccgagctagtatcaattgtcaaccgaaatttcccgag ggcattacaccttgtcagttgtatctatcgtcaccaacttatcgcatagttggcaagggaaaagtgcacaacacttcgggtgaattacttcaccataatcccctcccggtgggatatatgaaagtttcggttgaccttgtattagatacggacgcgcttctaccattacctgacgttgtttcagagacaacgttgatgcgagatgcagtcggatcctttgttggatggccgtcagatctaattttcccagatgccgag actcctacaagacccacacataaagctggtaaagggatttcaagacgcatcgagtcggttgcatctcaaaaagag gttcccggtcgaatgttgaaaaaagctggtaaggatattccaacgaagtccgggacaaaaacaaatcctaaatctcaaaaagag gttcccggtcgaatgttgaaaaaaactggtaaggatattccaacgaagtccgggacaaaaacaaatcctaaatctcaaaaagag gttcccggtcaaatgttggacaaagctagtaacgaaattccaacgacgtccgggacaaaatctcaaattatgatgcgtcttgagaaaatggtggaagagtcagatattatgcacggcgccatccgtagtgtagatatggatgaaggtgttttcggaattgctcattccgaattaattgcaaaggaggacatgcaacaactttttgaacacgaagaattgggcatcgctgtcattcatacatacatatg gtatatgtatgacacattgatgcggggaactgaattgtgtaaccgattcaattttattgctgcttcccgtatcaacacaacgtttataacgaaaaatccaacatccgtaatgaatgaactagtcgatagattcatggtggccggcgataatactacacccaatttgtattttttaccgtttaattctggcatcgg tggtcactgggtgttggttgctatggatctttcgagactaatggtgtattatctcgattcgttacctggtgattggagtaaatatccgagtatgaagaagacggttgacgc ggcaatactaaaatttagatcgaaaaagaattatcgtaataggaaggacattacctgggtcagagttcag tgtcctcagcaaaacaatttgatcgattgcggattttttgtattgagatttatgagagatatcattgcgttgaatcgtatagacatcccaaaaatggaaaggaataataacttagggtttattttaatattatcggatatttcatctaatttgttactaaatcatgaatatgttttattctcttaa